Genomic DNA from Lutibacter sp. A80:
TGCTTATTGGGATTTAATAATAAAAGGGCATACTTCGTTATTAGATGTTAAGTTTGGAGATCTTTGGAGGTATAGAGATTTGTTATTTATGTTTGTAAAAAGAGATTTTGTAAGCTTTTATAAACAAACTATTTTTGGACCTTTGTGGTTCTTTATTCAACCTATTTTAACAACTATAGTTTTTACATTTGTTTTCGGAAATCTAGCAGGTTTAAGTACCGATGGTTTACCACAATTTTTGTTTTATCTTTCTGGAATCACCGCTTGGAATTATTTTTCAGATTGTATCACAAAAACAAGTACTGTTTTTAAAGACAATGCCAATATTTTTGGAAAAGTCTATTTTCCACGGTTAATAATGCCTTTAAGTATTGTAACAAGTAATTTGGTTCGCTTTGGTGTGCAGCTTTTAATGTTGTTATTTATGATGGGCTATTACGCATATATGGGTGCAGATTTTCAAATAACTTCGGCCATACTTATTTTTCCTTTATTGGTTATAGTAATGGCTTTATTAGGGTTAGGTTTGGGCTTAATTATAACAGCTATGACCACAAAATATAGAGATCTTAGTTTTTTAGTAACGTTTGGTGTGCAGTTGTTAATGTATGGCACCACCGTAATTTATCCATTAAGTACTGCACCCGAAAAATATAAATGGATTATCGAATTAAATCCTATGACAGGTGTTATAGAAGCCTTTAGATATGGATTTTTAGGAAAAGGAACCTTTACTTTATGGAGCGTTGGCTATCCAGTACTATTTACTATGGTAGTATTGTTCTTGGGAATTATTATATTTAATAAAACAGAAAAAACATTTGTAGATACTATCTAATGAGTAAACCAGTTATACAAGTAGAAAATCTTTCAAAGGCATACCAATTAGGGCAAATTGGTACAGGTACCTTAACAAAAGATCTAGAGCGTTTTTGGACTACTAAAATTTTAGGAAAAGAAGATCCTTTTTTAAGAATAGGTGAAACCAATGATAGAAGTACCAAAGGTGAAAGCAATATAGTTTGGTCTTTAAAAGATTTAAATTTTAGTATTAACCAAGGTGATGCAGTTGGTATTATTGGTAAAAATGGCGCTGGTAAAAGTACCTTGTTAAAATTACTATCTAGAGTAACCGCACCTACAACCGGACAAATAAAAGTAAAAGGGCGGATTGCTAGTTTATTAGAAGTAGGTACAGGCTTTCATCAAGAGTTATCTGGTAGAGAAAACATTTATCTAAACGGTGCTATTTTAGGAATGCGTAAAAAAGAAATTACACGTAAGTTTGATGAAATAGTAGATTTTGCTGGTGTAGAACGCTATATAGATACGCCTGTTAAACGCTATAGTAGCGGTATGTACGTAAGGCTAGCTTTTGCAGTGGCAGCACATTTAGAAAGTGAAATTTTAATTGTAGATGAGGTATTGGCTGTTGGTGATGCAGAATTTCAAAAAAAATGCCTAGGTAAAATGGGCGAGATTTCTAAAGGAGAAGGGAGAACAGTGTTGTTTGTAAGTCATAATATGGCGAGTGTGAAAAGTTTATGTACTAAAAGTATTGTCTTAGAAGATGGGTTAGTAGCTTTTGAAGGGAATACAAACGAAGGTGTTAACTTTTATTTAAAAGGAAGAAGTAAATTTATAAATAGCAAAATATTTAATAATACAGTGTTTTGTGATAATATTTTTAATTTAAAAGAAATTAATATTACTAATATAGATACACCTATAGAGCAACCAATAGTTGAAGATAAAGAAATTGTACTAAATACAGTTATTGATTTTTTGACAGATCAACCTCAAAGGTATCATATAACTTATCATTTATTTAACGAAATGGGAGAGGCTTTGTTTTCTTTTTCTAATGTATCAAGTGAGGTAACAATTAAGAAAGGAGTTAACAAGTTAAATTGTACTTTTCCAAGTTCATTTTTCCAAGCGGGTCAATTTTTCTTGTCATTGTTTGTGGTTGAAGATAAAAGAAAACCTATTTTTATTGAAAAAGATATTTTAAATTTTACAGTTGTACCTGGTCAGCGTGATTTAGGTGTTTACATGGGGAAAGAGCCAGGCTCAATTAGACCAACTTTTAAATGGGAAAATTAAAATGATTAACGTTACCAAAACATTTTTACCACCTATTGAAGTTTACCAAAAGCAATTAGAACGTATTTGGAAAAATGAGTGGATTACAAACCGAGGAACATTGGTACGTGAGTTAGAGGAAAACTTAAAAGCGTATTTAGGTATTAGGCATATAATTTGTATGAATAACGGAACCATACCTTTACAAATAGCCTTAAAGCTTTTTGGTAATACTGGAGAGGTTATCACTACACCATTTAGTTATGTGGCTTCCACTTCTGCTATTGTTTGGGAAAACTGTACCCCCGTTTTTGTAGATATACACCCTAGGTATTTAACCATTGATGAAACAAAGATAGAGGCTGCAATAACACCAAAAACCACCGCTATTTTAGCAACCCATGTGTTTGGGAATCCTTGTAATGTAGGAGCTATTGAAACCATTGCTAAAAAATATAATTTAAAAGTAATTTACGATGCCGCTCATAGTTTTGGCGTGCATTACAAAGGTACTTCGTTGTTTAATTATGGAGATATAAGCACTTGTAGTTTTCATGCTACTAAACTATTTCATACTGGAGAAGGCGGCGCCTTATTTTGCAATAACAAAGATTATGAATTGCAAAGTTTTTACAGTCATAATTTTGGACATAAATCTGCTACAGCATTTTACGGTGTAGGTATTAATGGGAAATTATCCGAGTTACAAGCAGCTATGGGCTTGTCTGTACTGCCATATATGAATACCATACTTGAAGGAAGAAAAAAAGTAGTGGACTATTATAACATCAATCTAGATTTTTCTAAACTTGAAAAAATGGAATTAAGAGCAGATACAATATGGAATTATAGCTATTACCCTGTTATTTTTAAAAGTGAAGCAGCCCTGTTAAAAGTTCAAAAGGCATTAAACGAGCTTGAAATATATCCTCGAAGGTATTTTTATCCATCTTTAAATACTTTAAATTATGTAGGGGAGCAACAAATGCCAGTTTCTGAAAGTATTGCTGCACGCATCTTGTGTTTGCCGTTGTATGGAACTTTGGAAGAAAATGAGTTAAAGCTAATTTGTACACTAATTAATAAGGAATTATGCTAATAATTGGAGCAAAAGGGTTTGCAAAAGAAGTATTAGAAATACTACATCAACAAAATAAGTTAGAGAATATCGCTTTTTATGATGATATAAATACTGATATTGGAGAGTTGTTATATAATAAATTTCCTATTTTAAAGAACGAAAAAGAAGTAATTAATTTTTTTAACGCTACGAGTAATAAATTTACTATTGGTATAGGTAATCCTATTTTACGTTATAAAATGAACTTAAAATTTGAAAAGCTTAATGGTAATTTAATTTCTTGTATAAGTCCTTATAGTGTTATTGGAAATTATAATGTTAATTTAGGTGATGGTTCTATAATTATGAGTGGTGTTAATATATCAAATAGTACTTCATTTGGGGTTGGTTGTATTGTATATTATAATTCAAATATAACGCATGATTGTGTAATTGGTGATTTTGTTGAAATTTCACCAAGCGTTAATTTGTTAGGTAATGTAAAAGTGGGTGCATTTACTCAAATTGGGTCAAATTCAACAGTTCTGCCAAATAGAACTATTGGTAAAAATGTAATAATTGGAGCTGGCTCTGTTGTAACTAAAGATATCCCAGATAATTCTATGGCTTTGGGAGTGCCAGCTAAAGTGGTAAAGCAATTACAACCTTTAAATTTTTAATTGTATGGCAGAAATACCATTAGTTAGTGTGGTAATGATTACTTATAATCATGAAAAATACATTCAAAAAGCTATTGAAGGAGTATTAATGCAACAATGTAGTTTTGAGGTAGAATTAATTATTGTAGATGATAATTCACCAGATAAAACAGAAGAAATAGTCAAAAAAATAATAGAAGAACACCCCAATAGCAGTTGTATTAAATATACTAAACACAACGAAAATAAAGGAATGATGCCTAATTTTATTTGGGCATTACAACAAACCAAAAGTAAATACATAGCCCTATGCGAAGGTGATGATTATTGGACAGACCCCTTAAAATTACAAAAACAAGTAGATTTTTTGGAGGCGAATATGGAGTATAGTCTTTGTTTTACAGCAAAATCAAATATAGATATTAATGGAGTTTTTATAAATGAATCTAGGTATGGACACCAAGAAAATTGGATAACTAAAGATGTTTTAAATGGAAGTTTTATTGCACCTACACAAACTATTGTTTCTAAGAATTTATCAAATGACCTTATTAACTTTTTAGCGAAATTTCCAGATTCTACGGGAGGCGATAAGCTTTACACGTATTTTTATGCTACAAAAGGTAAATTAAAATATATAGATGCAAATACTGCCAATTATAGAGTTCATAGTGGTGGGGTTTGGTCTGGATTAAATAAGAAACAGCAATTAATTATTCATATAAGAGAGCATCTTAAATTTTTAGAGGTTGTTAAAAAAGATAAATTACATTTTAAGCAGTTAAAAAGAGATATGTTTCGCTTTATTTTAACAAGATTATATTTTAGTTTTTTTAAAGAACCGTTAAAAACTGTGAATAATCTATCTTTTATTTTAATAAAATACAAAATAGCCCCTATAGTGTTTTTATTGGCTGGAAAAGATTTTTCATTATATTATATTAAATTATTACAGTCAAAATTTAAATAGGGTATATATTTACTATATGATAATGTAGTGTTTTGTAATTGAAATTAAGATTTTTCTAATGTAAATTAATTATATAATGAATTTTTTGTAAAAATGATATTTAAAAGAATCTTTTTAAAATAGTATGAATAAATATTTAAGTGTAATAGTGCCTGTATATAATGTTGAAGATTATTTACACAAGTGTATTGATTCAATTATCAATCAAACATTTCATCATTTAGAAATTATACTTGTTAATGATGGTTCTACAGATACATCTGCACAAATTTGTGATAACTATGCAAAAAAAGATACACGTATTAAAGTTATTCATCAATCAAATGCAGGAGTTTCTGTTGCCAGAAATAAAGGAATTGAAATAGCTATGGGTGAGTATATAACCTTTATAGATAGTGATGATTTTATTGAAGAAGATTTTATTGAAACGTTATATACAACGTCAAAAAAAAATAATTTAGATATTGTTATTTCAAATTTTCACAAAGAGCAAGAGGAAATAATTAATGAGCGCAAAAGCAATTTTTCAACAACTAAAGTTTTTGATAGGTTAGAGATACAAGAAAAAATTATTCCTTTTTTCTTAAAAGAAGATGGTTTAAATTCATGTTGCAATAAAATTTATAAAGCGGATTTAATAAAAAATAATGCAATTAACTTTCCAATAGGCATAACAAATGGAGAAGATGCATTATTTAATTTACAATGTTTTAACAAAGCTACCAAAGTACAATTTATAAATTACGCTGGTTATTATTATAGGGAGGTTACCGGGAGTGCTACGCGTAACATTTTAAATAAAGATTATTTTAAAATAGCATTAGATGTATATAATTTTAAGCATGTTAAAGCGTATAAGTTAACTTTAAGTGAAATAGAAGCAACTAAATTAAAATCAATACGTTTTGTAACTACAATAGTTTCATTAATTCATATTTATTTACAATCGAATGCAGAAATACCGTTTAAACAACGTTTTTTGTATGTAAAAAATATGATTTCTAATAAACAGGTACAAGATGTACTACATAAAAATTGGACTGAACTAAAAATAAATAAAGGGAACTATCAAAAATTGCTTTTATATTGTATGAAAATAAAAAGTATGGCTGGGCTTTTTATACTAACAGCATATAGCAACATAAGAAATAAAAGTTAAGTGATGAAAATACTAATGTTTTTCCATTCAGGGAGTACAAATAGAGGTTGTGAAGCTATTGTGAGAACAGCAGCAGTTTTAATTAAAGAAAAGTACCCAAAGGCAATTATTCATTTGGCATCTGGAAATCCTGAATCTGATAAAATAATACCTTTCTTAGATGCTGTTTTTTTAGATAAAAGAAGGTCTATAAAAAAGTATTCGATACCATGGTTTATAAGTGCTTTTAAAGTTAAGCTATTGAATGATGAAAACTATGCTTTTAGAAAGATTTATGCTGACATTATAGATAGCATTCCTAATTATGATATTTTTTTATCTATTGGAGGTGATAATTATTGTTATGGAGAGCAACCAGGTATTTATGAAATAGATAGATGTATAAAAAAGGCAGGTAAAAAATTAATATTGTGGGGAGCATCTATTGGAAAGGAAGATTTATCTGAACCAAAAATTGAAGATTTAAAGTTATTTGATATAGTATTGGCTCGTGAACCACTAACATATAATTTATTAAAAGAACATAAAATTCAAAATGTTAAACAGGTAGCAGATGGAGCTTTTCTTCTCGATAAAGAAGAATTACCTTTGCCTGAAGGATGGCAAGAAGGGAATACTATTGGTTTTAATTTTAGTCCATTGGTGAATGCTAAAAATCAGAAATCAAAAGAAGCGGCATTTAATTTGGTACAACATATTATTGAAACTACAGATATGGCCATTGCTTTTACACCTCATGTTATACAACCGAATAATGATGATTATGCGGTGCTATTGGAGTTTTATAGTCAATTTAAAGATTCTGGAAGAGTATTAATATTACCAAATAACTTAAATGCGACACAATACAAAGGATATATTGCGAGGATGCGTTTCTTTATAGGAGCACGAACACATGCAACCATTGCAGCTTATTCAAGTTTAGTACCTACCATGGTATTAGGTTATAGTGTAAAATCTAAAGGAATTGCGATAGATATTTTTGGAGAAGAAAAGTTAGTGCTAAACTTAAATGAAATATCTAATACAGAAATATTAATAGCTAAATTTAATGAATTATTAGAGGAAGAAGAACAATTAAAAGTGGTTTTAAAAAATAAAATTCCTGAAATAAAAAAAATGGCTATTAAAGCAATTGACTTTATTTAAAAAAGTATATGAAAAAAAAT
This window encodes:
- a CDS encoding polysaccharide pyruvyl transferase family protein — translated: MKILMFFHSGSTNRGCEAIVRTAAVLIKEKYPKAIIHLASGNPESDKIIPFLDAVFLDKRRSIKKYSIPWFISAFKVKLLNDENYAFRKIYADIIDSIPNYDIFLSIGGDNYCYGEQPGIYEIDRCIKKAGKKLILWGASIGKEDLSEPKIEDLKLFDIVLAREPLTYNLLKEHKIQNVKQVADGAFLLDKEELPLPEGWQEGNTIGFNFSPLVNAKNQKSKEAAFNLVQHIIETTDMAIAFTPHVIQPNNDDYAVLLEFYSQFKDSGRVLILPNNLNATQYKGYIARMRFFIGARTHATIAAYSSLVPTMVLGYSVKSKGIAIDIFGEEKLVLNLNEISNTEILIAKFNELLEEEEQLKVVLKNKIPEIKKMAIKAIDFI
- a CDS encoding glycosyltransferase codes for the protein MNKYLSVIVPVYNVEDYLHKCIDSIINQTFHHLEIILVNDGSTDTSAQICDNYAKKDTRIKVIHQSNAGVSVARNKGIEIAMGEYITFIDSDDFIEEDFIETLYTTSKKNNLDIVISNFHKEQEEIINERKSNFSTTKVFDRLEIQEKIIPFFLKEDGLNSCCNKIYKADLIKNNAINFPIGITNGEDALFNLQCFNKATKVQFINYAGYYYREVTGSATRNILNKDYFKIALDVYNFKHVKAYKLTLSEIEATKLKSIRFVTTIVSLIHIYLQSNAEIPFKQRFLYVKNMISNKQVQDVLHKNWTELKINKGNYQKLLLYCMKIKSMAGLFILTAYSNIRNKS
- a CDS encoding DegT/DnrJ/EryC1/StrS aminotransferase family protein, whose product is MINVTKTFLPPIEVYQKQLERIWKNEWITNRGTLVRELEENLKAYLGIRHIICMNNGTIPLQIALKLFGNTGEVITTPFSYVASTSAIVWENCTPVFVDIHPRYLTIDETKIEAAITPKTTAILATHVFGNPCNVGAIETIAKKYNLKVIYDAAHSFGVHYKGTSLFNYGDISTCSFHATKLFHTGEGGALFCNNKDYELQSFYSHNFGHKSATAFYGVGINGKLSELQAAMGLSVLPYMNTILEGRKKVVDYYNINLDFSKLEKMELRADTIWNYSYYPVIFKSEAALLKVQKALNELEIYPRRYFYPSLNTLNYVGEQQMPVSESIAARILCLPLYGTLEENELKLICTLINKELC
- a CDS encoding ABC transporter ATP-binding protein, which produces MSKPVIQVENLSKAYQLGQIGTGTLTKDLERFWTTKILGKEDPFLRIGETNDRSTKGESNIVWSLKDLNFSINQGDAVGIIGKNGAGKSTLLKLLSRVTAPTTGQIKVKGRIASLLEVGTGFHQELSGRENIYLNGAILGMRKKEITRKFDEIVDFAGVERYIDTPVKRYSSGMYVRLAFAVAAHLESEILIVDEVLAVGDAEFQKKCLGKMGEISKGEGRTVLFVSHNMASVKSLCTKSIVLEDGLVAFEGNTNEGVNFYLKGRSKFINSKIFNNTVFCDNIFNLKEINITNIDTPIEQPIVEDKEIVLNTVIDFLTDQPQRYHITYHLFNEMGEALFSFSNVSSEVTIKKGVNKLNCTFPSSFFQAGQFFLSLFVVEDKRKPIFIEKDILNFTVVPGQRDLGVYMGKEPGSIRPTFKWEN
- a CDS encoding ABC transporter permease, which produces MNGKQQNAYWDLIIKGHTSLLDVKFGDLWRYRDLLFMFVKRDFVSFYKQTIFGPLWFFIQPILTTIVFTFVFGNLAGLSTDGLPQFLFYLSGITAWNYFSDCITKTSTVFKDNANIFGKVYFPRLIMPLSIVTSNLVRFGVQLLMLLFMMGYYAYMGADFQITSAILIFPLLVIVMALLGLGLGLIITAMTTKYRDLSFLVTFGVQLLMYGTTVIYPLSTAPEKYKWIIELNPMTGVIEAFRYGFLGKGTFTLWSVGYPVLFTMVVLFLGIIIFNKTEKTFVDTI
- a CDS encoding acetyltransferase, giving the protein MLIIGAKGFAKEVLEILHQQNKLENIAFYDDINTDIGELLYNKFPILKNEKEVINFFNATSNKFTIGIGNPILRYKMNLKFEKLNGNLISCISPYSVIGNYNVNLGDGSIIMSGVNISNSTSFGVGCIVYYNSNITHDCVIGDFVEISPSVNLLGNVKVGAFTQIGSNSTVLPNRTIGKNVIIGAGSVVTKDIPDNSMALGVPAKVVKQLQPLNF
- a CDS encoding glycosyltransferase; translated protein: MAEIPLVSVVMITYNHEKYIQKAIEGVLMQQCSFEVELIIVDDNSPDKTEEIVKKIIEEHPNSSCIKYTKHNENKGMMPNFIWALQQTKSKYIALCEGDDYWTDPLKLQKQVDFLEANMEYSLCFTAKSNIDINGVFINESRYGHQENWITKDVLNGSFIAPTQTIVSKNLSNDLINFLAKFPDSTGGDKLYTYFYATKGKLKYIDANTANYRVHSGGVWSGLNKKQQLIIHIREHLKFLEVVKKDKLHFKQLKRDMFRFILTRLYFSFFKEPLKTVNNLSFILIKYKIAPIVFLLAGKDFSLYYIKLLQSKFK